From the genome of Nicotiana sylvestris chromosome 2, ASM39365v2, whole genome shotgun sequence, one region includes:
- the LOC138885913 gene encoding uncharacterized protein, producing MYHDLKEVYWWNNMKRDVADFVEKCPNCQQVKAKHQRPGELAQRIEIPMWKWDMINMDFVVGLPRTPRKFDSIWMAPFEALFGRRYRSPIGWFVIRETELIGPDLVHPAMEKVKIIKERLKTAQSCQKSYSDIRRRDLEFKEDDWVFLKVSPMKGIMRFGKKGKLSPRYAGPYRIIQRIS from the exons atgtatcatgatctcaaggaagtttattggtggaataacatgaaaagggatgtggcggactttgtggaaaaatgtccaaactgtcagcaagtgaaggccaaacatcaaaggcccggtgaATTGGCCCAAAgaatagaaattccaatgtggaaatgggatatgattaatatggattttgtggtagggttaccacGCACTCCGCgtaagtttgactcaatttgg atggcaccatttgaggcatTGTTTGGTAGGAGATAtagatctcccattgggtggttcgtgATTAGAGAAActgaattgatagggccggacctcgtgcatccggctatggagaaagtcaagattattaaagagaggttgaaaactgctcaaagtTGCCAAAAGTCTTACTCGGACattcgtcgcagagatttggagttcaaagaagatgattgggtatttctgAAGGTTTCCCCAATGAAAGGTAtcatgcgatttggaaagaaagggaaattaagtccgaggtatgccggaccatacagaatcattcagaggattagttag